The genomic interval AACAAATGGATCAAGACGTGAACTGTAAAGAATATCGCCGACATTTTCGGTTACTTTGCCATCCGCATGAACTTTATAAGTATCCATTTTAAAAACAATATAGCCTTCATCAACTAAACGTTTATCAGGAACAGTCGTCACTTCTTTAACAATACCCGTCCCTAAAATACCATCCGCTGCAACCAATGCGCTAAAGGCACCGCTTTGTTTGCGTGTATGACAACTTTCACATGGAACAGAAGATGTTGATGGACGTACATTATGAGACATAATATACATGTTCGAGGCTAACCAAACTTGTTGTACATTGGCGTTAGGAATTCCTTTACTCGCTAAAACACTGTCATACGCTTTTTTCAACGCAACAAAGGTTTCGTAGTTTTCAGGGGCGCCATAAGATGGGCCATGTCTGCCTTGTTTAAAGGTGACTTGTCCTAACTCATTCCCTTGTGCATCAACAATTGCGGCATATTCTTCATCCGCTGCATTTTTCCTGACTTCAAAAACAGCATCATTGTCTAAGCGTGATAATACATAGTCACTGTTTTTATCTTTCCAATAATAACGAATTTTAGGGTTATAAGGGAAGATTTTAGACTTACCATCTTCGGCTTGACGGTAGCGGAATAAGGTTTGAATCGGTGTGCCACGGGATTGCTTACCTGTAATATGACAAGCTTGACAACTAATTACATCCAAATGGGTTTTAGTAATGCTATCTAACTGAGCAAGCTCATAACCTGCCATGTCACCATTTGCTTTCCACAATTCTCTGTGAGCATCCTGCATATTGGCTTGACCCGATGGGACAATATTATTTATCATCGTGTCATGACAGTTCTCACAGCTTTTTGCATTCGGCGCATAATCTAAATCATTACGCACATCCATGTCGGAATTACCTTTCAAAAAGTTATGATCGGCACTTAGTTCCGCATTGGAAAACGTCGGTTTCTTATAGTTACGTGAGTGACAGGTATTACAGTTTTCAATCGCTCTAACTTGACCGTTGTCATCAGTAAATTCTTTACCTTTATGAACGTCATCTTGATAGTCTTCTTCAATAACACCATCATCATCAAAGGACGCGACAGCGGCATCACCAAAACCATAAAATCCACGGCGTGAATTACTAGTGCGATGACATAACATACAGTTATCATTACCAGGGAAACGTAGCATTGGAATATGGGCTTTGCCATTTTCATCAAAGGCAGCTGGGTTCCAATTCATCATTGGTTTGCCATTTTCGCCTAAAGCAAAAGTATAGCCTCTAGCATCCCCTTCTTTGCCTTCCTTAAAGTTACGCACCATATGCATTAACTGTAAACCTTCAGGCGCGTCAGGTTTGATATTATAAAATTCCCAAATAGGCGAAGTAGACTCTCTGAAAAAATCATTCCCTATTAAAATAGAACTTCTAGCTCTTTTGTAAAAATCAAGAGCAGAACTGGATTTATCGGATAAATCATTTAAGCCTAATCCTGCGCCACTTGCTGGAAATTTTTTCAAAGCGGAAAAATCGGCATGACACATCATGCAATCATTTTCAACGACACCTGTTTTTTTCCAATCCCAGCGAACAAGTTGTTTTTTTAATTCAGGGTCATGTCCTACCCCTGCAACATTAGATTTACGTTCAAAATAATCACCATCTAATGGCGTAATATGGGCTTCTTGTTTTTGGTCATAACGCATTCCGTTACGATCTTTTTCACCAAAACCACCTCCCGCATGACAACCCGCACAATCTTTTATAAAACCTGCTGCACCACGATCTTTAAATTCAACCGCATTAGCATTAGATTTTTTTGAAAGAATATTAGGGCGACTTCCACCCATACAAGAGTAGCCTCCAAAATAACCAGGAGAAACTAATTGAGGTAAACCTCTTTTCTTACCGTACATATCATCCGCTTCATCACGCCCCATTTCAAAATGGTAAGCATGAGTAATCGCATCATAATCATGACAGCCACTGGATCCACAACTGGACCGAGGGCTATAAGCATTCCCGGTTGTTAATACATGTTGTCCCTGTTCATCTAATAAAGGAATAGCGGGATGCATGACGGTTTTATCATAAGCATTTTCGGTGGCGGCTAAGGTCACCTGCGTAAATAGAAACAACATAAATGGTAATAAAAACCATTTATGTTGTCTAGGGGGGGATTTAGGTTGCATTATAAATTTTCCTTTTATTTTAGGATTACTAACGTTCAACTAATGGGAGGGTATTGTCATAATTGTTAATATTTACCAACGTTATGTTGGAATTTATCAAAAGTAATTTATTAGTGATCGCAATTTTCAGGCCAAAAGGTAACGTATTGAATATAAGGTCTTTTTTAGGAATAAAGACAGGGAGGAAAAATAGTGTGTTATATGGCCTATATTTAGTGTGTTAAATACCTCGAATTTAAGCTAAATTTAAAGATAGGGTACAAATTTAAGTTTTAATCTCTATAAAATAAAAAGTAGTGATACAATTCAGTTTTTTAGCTAACTTGAATGATTACTTTCAAATGTTTTTAGACCAATTTCACTGCATACACGAGAAACAAATTTTAATTAGTGCCGAGCAAGCGAGTCATTTTGCCAAGGATATTGCAAGAGACTTTAATCCCTTGCATGATGAAGATGCTAAACGCTTTTGTGTTCCCGGTGATTTACTCGTATCACTGGTTATTGCTAAATATGGCTTGAGTCAATCCATGCGTTTTACTTTTTCAGGAATGGTCGGCCATAATATTTCTCTGAATTTTCCTGAGACGGATGCGGATAGTTTTGATATTACGGATGACAATGGCAAAACGTATATGCAGGTTCACCGTCAGGGTGACGTGGCTAATGATGCGGACTTACTAGAGAGTTTTATTCGGGATTATGTGGCTTTTTCAGGGCCTAATTTCCCGCATATTCTTGTCCCTTTAATGGCTGAACAGCAGGTGATGATTAATACCACACGGCCTTTAGTTATTTATGAAAGTATGTCATTTGAACTTGAAACAATGGCGTTTAAAACCCCTGAATTACAGGCGATTGAAAATACCTTAAGTATTGAAGGAAAACGCGGCGATGCGCGGTTTCATTTTCAAATTAACTCAGAGAGTCATCAGAAGGTAGGCCGTGGATCCAAACGAATTTTAATCAGTGGAATGCGGGATTATAATCAAGAAAGTATTGAGCAATTTACGAAAAATTATTTAGCTCGAAAAGCCAATTATGAAGCGAAATATCGTTCATAAAAAATAAAGAGCCGTGACCCAGACGGCTCTCTCTTTAACGTAGAGATATGGATTGCTTATCCGTGGTAATCAACTGTTTTTTATATAAGGCGCCAATGGCTTGTTTAAAGGCTTTTTTACTGACCGCAAACGTCCGATAAATATCTTCAGGGGGACTTTTATCGCCTAACGCTAAATAACCATTTTGAGCGGTTAACTGAGCTAAAATGCGATCACTTAAATCACCTGTTTGAGTATGAACTGGGACAAGCGGTTGTAAGCTTATATCAAGTCGTTTATCGTCCCGAATTTTTTTAATGTAAGCGGTTAGTTTTTTACCTCGACGAAGCGGTTGAAAGACTTCATTTTCATAAATAACGCCCCAATGACTGTTTTCAACAATCACCTTAAAACCTAAATCCGTTTTATCGACAACAATAATATCAACTTGTTGGCCTTCTTTAAAATAAAAGGATTCATCAATAATGAAATGCTCAAAGCGAGCGGTCGCTGCAATACGATTTTTATCATCGACAAAAACTTTAACTAAATAAGATTTACCTAATTCAAGTGAATGACGTTGTTCATTAAACGGTACTAATAAGTCTTTTGATAACCCCCAGTCTAAAAAGGCACCCGCCTCGCCTATTTCAATTACTTTTAACCACGCAACCTCATCCACTTGTGCTTTTGGGGTATGTAGCGTTGCGGTTAGTTGGCCTTTTTTACCGTTGTAGATAAAAACAGTTAACGGATTGCCTACCGCCCAGTCTTTAGGGCGTTCATTTACGGGGAGTACAATATTTCCTAATTCTTCGCCGTCAAGATACAGCTCGTTATTATGTTCAATAGTCGTGAGCTGATTAAAGCGACCTATTTCTATCATCTGTTGTCCTTATTAGCACTAATTATGAATTAACCACCTGAATTTTCAGATTCGCCCGAATCCTCTTCAGACTGATTATTTTCTGATTTATCCTCAACCTTTTTAGTCGGCATGGTTACGTTAATTTCGGTATGACTTTTATCACTCGCCTTTGCCGCGTCATCCTTCTTTTTTTTGTGATCTTTTAAATCGTGGTTTAATTTTTCAACCGCAGCCTTAACTCGTTTCTTATTGACGGGGACAATGTCTACTTTATTTTTTTCAGCGGCCCCCTCGGCTTTAGAACAGGGTTTTTCTTGATAAGTATAGCGTCCCTCAACTTTTCCTGGGCATTTATAAACGCGTGCTTCTGCAATACCAATACTGGCAATAAGCAACGGTAAAATTAATAATTTCATAGCGTACCCTTTTTAAATTTAGCGAATAAAAAAATAATACTACCACTAAGGTGGATTGATTAATAGGGAATGAATTGAGCATTTTTGACGGTCAGGTATAATTTTAAGTGACAGCCGTCTCAAAATTATAAATTACGTTATAAAAATATAATGCTTACTTTGCCCTTTAATGAAATTCACCTTTGGTTTACTTTTCCGCATAAAGTCAGTGATCTGCACTTACTGTCACGCTATCGACAGCTTTTAAGCTCCGATGAACAGCAACGCTGGCAACGGTTTCGTTTTCAACAACATCAACATCAATATTTAATGACACGGGCATTAGTACGCACTACCTTATCACGCTATTTAGACGACCCGCCTGAAAACTGGCAATTTTCAACCAATCAATACGGTAAACCGAGCATAACGCCCGCTCGTGATTTATTTTTTAATCTTTCTAATACGGAAACGTTGATCGTTTGCGCACTAAGTCGGCAACCTAATATAGGGGTAGATGTTGAAACCCAACAGCATAGAAGCCATCCTGTTGACATTGCCCAACGATTTTTTTCACCGCATGAAGTGGATGAATTATTAAAGGGGCCAATATCAAGCCAACGGCAGCGTTTTTTTCAATATTGGACGTTAAAAGAGTCGTATATTAAAGCAAAAGGCATGGGCTTATCGCAGCCTTTAGAGCAATTTTCATTTAGTATTAATCTTGATAAAAAGAGATTGAAACTGAGCTTTGATGAAAAATTAAAAGAGGTTTCGAGTCATTGGGATTATTGGTTATTAGACATCAATGCTCAACATTATGGTGCGATTTGTATTTATAATCCACAGCAGACTGTTTATCAACTTAAAGCAAAGGGGGTTGTCCCTTTAGAAACAGAAACTCAATTTGATTACACTTTATTAGCGATGTCTGAATGATAATTCGATTAATTTATTTATGTTTATTACTCCCTGTATTCGCGCTGAATGCGGCCCCTTTAGATGATTTACAGGCGTTTAGAACCCATTATCAGCAGCGTTTCCCCCAATTAATCTTAGAAGATTATGCGGATGGGCTTTATGCGATTGATTCGATTTCTCGACAATCATGGCTAGAAATTGAACTATTTCCCCCTTATGAATTTGCAATAGAAGCGGGTAAGTTGCTTTTTGAAACGCCGTTAAAAGAGGGGGTATACTATGCGGATTGCTTTAAAAACAAAGGCTTAGGGATTGCGCATCTTTATCCTTTATGGAGTGAGAAACAGGGTGAAGTAATTACCTTAGCAAAAGCGATTAATGATTGTCGCGTTCACTATCAATTACCTAAATTAGCCTATCAAAAAGGGGAGATAACACAGTTATTAGCTTACATGGCCTATACTTCGCGGGGAAAAAAAATTAACATTACTATTCCTGATAAGCCTAAAGCATTGGCCGCTTACGAACAAGGTAAAGCCTATTATTATCAACGTCGGGGGCAATTAAATTTTTCCTGTGCGTTATGTCATGTTACTTATGCGGGTCAACATATTCGATCGGAAGTCTTAAGCCCTGCTTTAGGTCACACCAGTGGTTGGCCGACATATCGTTTAAAATGGGGTGAAATGGGAACATTACACCGACGTTTTATTGAGTGTCATCAGCAAATTCGGGCAACAGCTCCCGAAGCTCAATCCATTGAATTGCGTAATTTAGACTATTTTTTAACCTTTATGGGGCAAGGTGTTCCCATTAATGCTCCGAGTACTCGACGATGATTAAAAAACAAATAAGTTGTGATGATATTTATGAAACAGGATTACTTTCTGTTGAGCAGGCGTTAAAGACAATTTTGAAGTCGGTTCACACCTTGAACGATTCGCAACAACGTCCAATTGAACAAGCGGTTCAGTGTTGTTTAGCTGAAAACATCTATGCGACCTTTGATGTTCCGTCACATAAGAATTCAGCGGTTGACGGTTATGCGGTGCTGGATGACGATATTCCCAAACAAGGGACTCTGCAATTAAAAGTAGTTGGACAGGCGTTTGCAGGAAAGCCTTATCAAGGGGAAATACAAGCAGGTGACTGTTTACGCATAATGACTGGGGCCGTCTTACCCTCAAAAATGAATACGGTTATTATGCAAGAACACGTTGATGCTAAGGGTGATTTTATACAGATAGACGCGAATCATCACTTGGGTCAAAATGTTCGACTAGCTGGGGAAGATTTAACACAAGGAGCGTGTGTTTTAAAGGTAGGAAAGCGATTAACGCCGCCTGATATAGGTTTATTGGCCTCATTAGGTCTCGCTGAGGTGAGCGTAAAACGTAAATTACGGATTGCTATTGCCTCAAGTGGGGACGAGGTCTTTGCATTAGGGGAGCAACGTTCGTCAAGTGGACTTTACGATAGTAACCGTTACAGTTTATTAGCGGCTTTAACGCGACCTGACATAGAGGTTATTGATTTAGGTATTATTGCCGATGATCCTTATGTGTTATTAGCGACGTTTCAAGAGGTTGCTAAACGTGTTGATTTAATTATCTCGACAGGCGGGGTTTCGGTGGGGGATGCGGATTATACTAAATCGGCGTTACAAGCCACAGGGACGGTTGATTTTTGGAAGATTGCGATTAAACCTGGTAGGCCGCTGGCTTTTGGACATATTAATCAAACGGCTTTTTTTGGGTTACCGGGTAATCCTGTTGCGGTGATGGTGACATTTTATCAATTTGTTATTCCTGCGATAGAAAAAATGATAGGGATGACGGATAAACCGATTGTGCCAATTTTTAAAGTAAGGGCCTTAGAAACGATACGTAAACGGGCTGGGCGCACAGAAGTACAACGGGGTATTTTAGAGCAAGATTCAACGGGGGAATGGACGGTTAAAACAGCAGGGAGGCAAGGATCGGGAATTTTATATTCGATGAGTTTGGCGAATGCTTTTATTTTGCTTGAGCATGAGCAAGCTACAGTTAATAAAGGTGATTATGTTAATGTTCAAGCTTTTTCTGGGTTGTTTTAATAAGGCTGATTAATGGTGTGGATTTAGTATGAACACAGCAGAAAAAATTATCCGTAATGCTTACGGTTTACCTGAGCCTGTGGTATTAGAGGTTTTACATTTTTCAGAGTTTTTAAAAGTGTGAATTCAAAGGTAACCCCTCCTATTTTATTTTTAGTCATAAACCCAAGTACATTTAATAGCGTGCTATGTTTATTCGGAAGTTCTAGTACGGCAATGAGGGACTAACTCCAACATTTAATCTAAGTCTAGTAGTCGTTCCACCTTATAGAGGGGAAGCCCTTTCATTTTTTTATTGACATTTTTAAATTAGAGTTTAGAATGATTCTTTAAGTAAAATATATTCGTCTGAATATCCAGCTAATAGCAGAATATGTGGGTGAATCTACCTGAAAAATTTAAAAATGGGCAAAATTACCTGAATTTCTGGCTATGTCGGGTTATTCGGGCGAAAGTGCCTACTAATAAATTGTTATCAGGTCGAGCGAGACAACGACCTGATAATGCGTCTGTGAGCGGATACCGTACGCCAAACTTGCCATCAAGCACCTAAGCGGCGACCTGATAACAAGTCTGTCGAACGGACGAAACTCGCAAACTCTTTCGCCGCTCACAGACGCATTATCAGGTCGAGCGAGACAACGACCTGATAATGCGTCTGTGAGCGGATACCGTACGCCAAACTTGCCATCAAGCACCTAAGCGGCGACCTGATAACAAGTCTGTCGAACGGACGAAACTCGCAAACTCTTTCGCCGCTCACAGACGCATTAAGTGTTTTGTGCATCCCACCTAACAATTTTTTTATTTAATTGGATGCGGAGAATTAATAGACTTGTTCTTTAAGAAGAAGTTAATATATCATGTTAAAATTCCATAGGATAGCCGCTAAAAAAGAAAATAAATCTTTTACACCTTCTTTTTTATTTCTAAACTTGTCAACTAGGCATCTATATCTTTTCATTCCACCGATTACATGCTCAACAATGACTCTTTCACGACTCATCTCTTTGTTTTCTTTTTTTTGATTTTCTGTTAATGTTGGGTTTGGATTATGCTTAGATTTATTTGGTTTTTTATGAGGAATATTTACCGAATTAGTTTTATATTCATTATTAAACCCCAAATAACCTAAATCAATAAATATATTAAAATTACTAAACCAATTTAATTCTGGATTAAATTCTTTTTAAACATTCCATAATCATGATTTTTACCGGAAAACTAACCCCAATATATAAAATTAAATGACCTAAAGAAGCTATAGTGGTATTTTTAATTGTATGCTGTTTTTTTACCACTGTAAAATTCATTTTGTTCTTCATAGTCACTAGGGCGTTGTACAGCACGCTCTGTAGCATCTATTATCAATGTTTGAACTCCGCCAAAAGCCTGCTGCATTTCTTCAGGGGTTGAAAAACTTGTTGCAGGTAAAACATTAAATATATCTAACGTCTTTATTAAAATTGGAAATAATTTGTATACATGAGTATGGGCGCATGATTTATTCATATTAAAAGAAAACCCTAAGTGATCGAAAGTAGAATAGCACTTCATATAATTTAATATAAATAATAATTTGTCTGCGGGTTTTTTTAATGTGCTATCTAAACCACTACCGTATTTTCTTTCTTTATTTTCATGTTTTTCTTTTTGATCTTCAATAAGGGTCTTTTCAAATAGAGATAATAGTAAAATAAAATGTTCTGTTTTTAATCCTGTTAAAGCTCTTAACTGTCTATCATCATAAATTCTTGGTAAAATTTCTTTTATTTTCATGTTATACTTTGATTTTTATTTTTTATAGAAATTTATTATAAAGCTTATTTATTATTTTTAATAATTTAATTTAAAGTTTATTTATTAGGCTGTATCAACTGATTGTGAATGTTATCAAGTATATATAAGCAATTGATTTTAATATATTTTATTTAGAAGAACAAGTCTAATGTTATGAAAAACTTAAATGCTGGTACAGCACCTGTAAATGCTCCAAGTAAAACTGGTAATCCTTCTGGTGGCGGTAGAGGAAATAACCCACCAAAACCAAGTTAATTTTTCTACACCGCAAATCAAGAGAAAATCTACACTTCTTGGTTTGCGGGTTTTGAATTATTTGCAATCTTAGAAATTGCAAATAGTTTAATGTAAACAACACTTAACAAAAAAATCAAGCGGACATATATGGTTCGTCCCGTATTGCAAGTAAAGTTTTTTCGTGACATAAAAAAATAGTGCAGCCATATATCCGGCTTTTAAATGAGGCGCTGAAAGCCCTCTAGCCCTGATGGAATCCGCGCATTTTCTCCTCATCAGCTAAACGACCTCGAAGGTCTCCGTCCGCTACAGGTTGCTGGAAATGCAGGTGTTACCTTTTATGCCATCACTTAAACTTTATCTACGCAATTCGTTGTAAACTGATCGTTTGTTCTGTTGCTCGTCTTTAAAAAGTGGATTCGATTTTTCCTAACTAAAATCCTAAGTACTCTTGATGCAGTAATCTTCTTGCTTGCTCAATACCGCCCATGCGATACGCGCGTTTTTGTTGGCGATGGCAACTGTGAAAATATTTTCGCCGCGCCGTTCCTTTAAACTGACAATCCATTTATTACGCTTGTCTTCGTATTTATGCGCTACCCGTAACATCGAGCGTCCACCGTGAATCAGCAAGGTGCGCAGATAAGTGTCGCCGCGTTTGCTAATCCCTAACAATGTCGGCTTGCCGCCTGTGGAATGTTGCCTCGGCACCAGCCCTAGCCATGCCGCAAGTTCGCGTCCATTTTTAAACACATTGATGTCGCCAATCGCAGCGATTAAAGCCGTGGCAGTTAACAGTCCGACACCGGGAATAGTGAGTAATCGTTGGCAGTTTTCATTCTGAGCGCAGACCTGTTTTAACTTGATTTCGATCGAATCAATCCGCTCATTGAGGTGCTTCATTTCATCGTAAAGCTCTTGCAATAATTCTCGAAATATCGGTGAAAGTTGGTTTTCTGCATCCTCTAGCAACTCAGGAATAATCTTACTGACCGAGTGAATGCCTTGCGCAATGATGATGCCATATTCCATCAGCAAGCCGCGAATTTGATTCGCTTGCGCAGTGCGTCGCCCAATCAACTGGCTACGAATGCGATGCATACATTGAATATCCTGCTGCTCAACACTTTTACTGGGGACAAAGCGCATCGACTTCCGTTGCACAGCTTCGCAAATTCCTTCCGCATCCAAGGCATCGCTTTTGTTTGATTTCACATACGGCTTCACAAATTGTGGAGCCATAATTTTGACCGTATGCCCAAATTGAGAGAAAATGCGCTTCCAATAATTCGCGCCGCCGCAGGCTTCAATGCCAATTAAACACGGCGGCAGATTAGCGATAAAGGCACTCAGCTTGTTGCGTGTGAGTTTCTTTTTCAGACACACGTTATCGTCTTCATCCACGCCATGTAGCTGAAAACTATTCTTCGCCAAATCAATCCCTAAGACGGCGATATTTTTGTTTGAATTAACTTTGCTCATGACTATGACCTCACACTTGTGCTGAAAATGAATAACGGTTATTATCATCCCTTTTAGGGCGGTTGTAAAAGTGGGACGAACCATTCCATTAGCTAAAAGCGTCAATCGGGTCGGGGTAACGGGATTGCGCCCGTTACCTCTCCCACACCACCGTACATGCGGTTTTCCGCATACGGCGGTTGAATCCAGCAACCTAAGTTACTGCAAGATCCGAGGGCGCAAATAACCCATAACGTCTTAAAGTGGAATTGCTTAATACTCTGTGCAAAGCATGACTTTTTGCTATCCGCCATGCACCGCGTGAACTGCCCGCGATTTTCTGCACTCTAGGCGTTGCACCTAGGCGGCGTAAAGCATTCAGTCTGCCTTTCTTTTTATGCCAGCGTAACCAGAAACATTTTCGCATGTGGCGGCGTGTCCAGCCTTGCAACCTTTTGATATTCCAAAGATTTTCAGCCAGTTTAAAATAATTCCACCAGCCAATGCTGTATTGTCTCCATTGCTTCACCAGTTGTTTACTGGTTCGACTTTGCTGTGCATCCCAAAGTTGGCGCACTTTTCCTTTGTATCTTTCGATACTCTTAGGTGAGATTTCTATTTCGGCGTTTTCGTTAATCCGAAAGCCTAAATATTGTCCGTTCCAAGGTCGTCCTGTTCCACTTTTATCTTGATTGACACTGAGTTTTAGGTGCTTTTCTATCCATTGAGTGAGACTTTCCAAGACGCGTTTCGCGCTTCTTTCGCTACCGACATAAATACTCACATCGTCCGCATAACGGCAAAAACTCAACCCGCGCGTTTCCAGTTCTTTGTCCAGTGGGTCTAAATAAATATTCGCTAACAGAGGACTAAGCGGACTGCCTTGCGGCACGCCCTTGCTTCGTCGCTCTACATTGCCATTCAGCATGATGCCTGTTTTCAGGTATTTTCTAATAATAGCCAAAACTTCTGGCTCATCAACTTTCTGACTCATTTGATGCAGTAAAATATCGTGATTTACTTCATCGAAAAATTTGCTAATGTCTATATCGATCACCCAAGTTTTACCTTGTTTGACAAAGGCTTGCGCTTGTTTCACCGCATCATGCGTACTCCGAAACGGTCGATAACCGTAACTTGAGTCACTAAAACCGCTATCAAAAATCGTGGTTAATTCTTGCTGTATCGCTTGCTGAATCACACGGTCTTGCACCGTAGGAATCCCCAACAGCCGTTCGCCCCCATTTGGTTTTGGAATCATCACGCCCAAAACAGGACTTGGAACATACGTTCCCTCGATTAACTTTTCTTCGATTTGCGTTCCATATTGCTCCCAATGCTGCACAGTCTCAAGAATGCTCTTCCTGTCAATTCCTGCCGCGCCTTTATTGCGTTTAACCGCCTCAAAAGCGATGCCAAAACTTAACCAATTGAACATTCTCGCCATCAAACACTTGTTCGTCATTTTCTTTCTCCTTTTTCACCGATTATCTTCGCTTGCACCCCATGGAATTTATTTCTCAAAGAATCCACTTTGATACTGAATTTCCCACCAGTTAGGTAGTTTATTGCACGCAACAACGCCTGCCTGTTTCAAAGTACTGCTCGCTTCCGATTCGCCTCGTTTGGATTAATGAACTAGATTCTTCAGCCCTTCGCTCCACCGCCATTACAGCGGCTTCGACACTACTATGGCATCTGCTGACTTCTTCGATATTCTCATATCAAAGACCTCCCTAGGTAATTGCTAAAACTTTCCGCCCGCGCCGCCAAGCTTTACTTGATGTGTCTTTCGGTAACAGTTGGATTTTGTGTTTAACAGCACACTTATCGCCCACACCCTGCCTCACTGCTTGTTCGTGTTCCTACGGTCGTGCATTTGCTACGCGCTGCTTTCAGGCTGACCTCACGGTTTCCCCCTTGCGTTTCGCTACGGTTGTCGTTACATTCCCCGACTACCTCTTTACAGGTAGCAAGTTTTAGCCCATGCTAGGCACACTGTCTTTTGCAAAAAGACGCAAAAGCCATGCCCCTTTTATCCGCCGCTTATTTTGGCGTTAGCCTAAAGAAAAAAAGTCATAGGTATGAAAATGAACACATGGAAATTCACGATTAAACCAGCAAGTGAAAAAGGGTTTAATGCTTTTGATTTTTGTAAAGATAATTCATACATAGGGTTAGGTTGGTCAGGGGCGTATGAGAAAGAAACGCCTTCAGATGCTGAAAATGCAAAAAATCTTGTTAAAATCAGGTATGGGAAAGTTCCGTATCAAATAAAGCACCTGCTTAAATCCGTTAAAGAGAATGACCACCTGTGGGTACATAAAAATGGAAAATATTACTTGTGTATTGCTGGTGAAGAAAGTAAATATGGAAAAGAAATATCAGATGATTTTTTAAAGTAT from Methylococcales bacterium carries:
- a CDS encoding cytochrome C, with translation MQPKSPPRQHKWFLLPFMLFLFTQVTLAATENAYDKTVMHPAIPLLDEQGQHVLTTGNAYSPRSSCGSSGCHDYDAITHAYHFEMGRDEADDMYGKKRGLPQLVSPGYFGGYSCMGGSRPNILSKKSNANAVEFKDRGAAGFIKDCAGCHAGGGFGEKDRNGMRYDQKQEAHITPLDGDYFERKSNVAGVGHDPELKKQLVRWDWKKTGVVENDCMMCHADFSALKKFPASGAGLGLNDLSDKSSSALDFYKRARSSILIGNDFFRESTSPIWEFYNIKPDAPEGLQLMHMVRNFKEGKEGDARGYTFALGENGKPMMNWNPAAFDENGKAHIPMLRFPGNDNCMLCHRTSNSRRGFYGFGDAAVASFDDDGVIEEDYQDDVHKGKEFTDDNGQVRAIENCNTCHSRNYKKPTFSNAELSADHNFLKGNSDMDVRNDLDYAPNAKSCENCHDTMINNIVPSGQANMQDAHRELWKANGDMAGYELAQLDSITKTHLDVISCQACHITGKQSRGTPIQTLFRYRQAEDGKSKIFPYNPKIRYYWKDKNSDYVLSRLDNDAVFEVRKNAADEEYAAIVDAQGNELGQVTFKQGRHGPSYGAPENYETFVALKKAYDSVLASKGIPNANVQQVWLASNMYIMSHNVRPSTSSVPCESCHTRKQSGAFSALVAADGILGTGIVKEVTTVPDKRLVDEGYIVFKMDTYKVHADGKVTENVGDILYSSRLDPFVTFLKGSSANFQEAEFKANTLVPALAKIGMLGGIKDQLVASLGGDVPIFLLDTHQGSKALKGSSVFGINKGMAGLLFPSYRIETQAISSIPADLAALVESVIPGSKLASSIHGFIAKDKDRARVSNLLDPVYVKIPYTGRASSASQVNVVCSKTGAQIGRLDPSSIVSFNPHTEASDGYLIFTTTQLQYCAILDVI
- a CDS encoding DUF3581 family protein, with product MNDYFQMFLDQFHCIHEKQILISAEQASHFAKDIARDFNPLHDEDAKRFCVPGDLLVSLVIAKYGLSQSMRFTFSGMVGHNISLNFPETDADSFDITDDNGKTYMQVHRQGDVANDADLLESFIRDYVAFSGPNFPHILVPLMAEQQVMINTTRPLVIYESMSFELETMAFKTPELQAIENTLSIEGKRGDARFHFQINSESHQKVGRGSKRILISGMRDYNQESIEQFTKNYLARKANYEAKYRS
- a CDS encoding S1-like domain-containing RNA-binding protein, which produces MIEIGRFNQLTTIEHNNELYLDGEELGNIVLPVNERPKDWAVGNPLTVFIYNGKKGQLTATLHTPKAQVDEVAWLKVIEIGEAGAFLDWGLSKDLLVPFNEQRHSLELGKSYLVKVFVDDKNRIAATARFEHFIIDESFYFKEGQQVDIIVVDKTDLGFKVIVENSHWGVIYENEVFQPLRRGKKLTAYIKKIRDDKRLDISLQPLVPVHTQTGDLSDRILAQLTAQNGYLALGDKSPPEDIYRTFAVSKKAFKQAIGALYKKQLITTDKQSISLR
- a CDS encoding 4'-phosphopantetheinyl transferase superfamily protein; the encoded protein is MLTLPFNEIHLWFTFPHKVSDLHLLSRYRQLLSSDEQQRWQRFRFQQHQHQYLMTRALVRTTLSRYLDDPPENWQFSTNQYGKPSITPARDLFFNLSNTETLIVCALSRQPNIGVDVETQQHRSHPVDIAQRFFSPHEVDELLKGPISSQRQRFFQYWTLKESYIKAKGMGLSQPLEQFSFSINLDKKRLKLSFDEKLKEVSSHWDYWLLDINAQHYGAICIYNPQQTVYQLKAKGVVPLETETQFDYTLLAMSE
- the soxA gene encoding sulfur oxidation c-type cytochrome SoxA, which produces MIIRLIYLCLLLPVFALNAAPLDDLQAFRTHYQQRFPQLILEDYADGLYAIDSISRQSWLEIELFPPYEFAIEAGKLLFETPLKEGVYYADCFKNKGLGIAHLYPLWSEKQGEVITLAKAINDCRVHYQLPKLAYQKGEITQLLAYMAYTSRGKKINITIPDKPKALAAYEQGKAYYYQRRGQLNFSCALCHVTYAGQHIRSEVLSPALGHTSGWPTYRLKWGEMGTLHRRFIECHQQIRATAPEAQSIELRNLDYFLTFMGQGVPINAPSTRR
- a CDS encoding molybdopterin molybdotransferase MoeA codes for the protein MIKKQISCDDIYETGLLSVEQALKTILKSVHTLNDSQQRPIEQAVQCCLAENIYATFDVPSHKNSAVDGYAVLDDDIPKQGTLQLKVVGQAFAGKPYQGEIQAGDCLRIMTGAVLPSKMNTVIMQEHVDAKGDFIQIDANHHLGQNVRLAGEDLTQGACVLKVGKRLTPPDIGLLASLGLAEVSVKRKLRIAIASSGDEVFALGEQRSSSGLYDSNRYSLLAALTRPDIEVIDLGIIADDPYVLLATFQEVAKRVDLIISTGGVSVGDADYTKSALQATGTVDFWKIAIKPGRPLAFGHINQTAFFGLPGNPVAVMVTFYQFVIPAIEKMIGMTDKPIVPIFKVRALETIRKRAGRTEVQRGILEQDSTGEWTVKTAGRQGSGILYSMSLANAFILLEHEQATVNKGDYVNVQAFSGLF